A single window of Nicotiana sylvestris chromosome 5, ASM39365v2, whole genome shotgun sequence DNA harbors:
- the LOC104220241 gene encoding protein C2-DOMAIN ABA-RELATED 11, with product MGDKFGQLKVTVVKGKRLVIRDFKSSDPYVILKLGNQTAKTKVIHSCLDPVWNEEFDFSFSEPAEVLKLQVFDKDRFKADDKMGNAHLSLQPLVASARLRKILGIASEGTTLRKVIPESDNCLAADSSINWVNGEVVQDVWLRLCEVESGDIELKIKLINLPSAAPSK from the exons ATGGGAGACAAATTTGGACAGCTAAAAGTGACTGTTGTAAAAGGCAAGCGTTTGGTGATTCGGGACTTCAAGAGCAGTGATCCTTATGTCATTCTCAAGCTGGGTAATCAG ACTGCAAAAACAAAGGTCATACATAGCTGCCTTGATCCTGTTTGGAATGAAGAATTTGATTTCTCCTTTTCAGAACCTGCTGAAGTTCTCAAATTG CAAGTGTTTGATAAAGACCGTTTCAAGGCCGATGACAAAATGGGAAATGCTCATCTCAGCCTTCAGCCTTTAGTTGCTTCTGCTAGATTGAGAAAGATTCTTGGGATTGCCAGTGAAGGGACAACACTGAGGAAGGTTATCCCAGAGAGCGATAACTGTCTAGCAGCAGACAGCAGTATCAATTGGGTGAATGGTGAGGTTGTGCAAGATGTTTGGTTGAGGCTCTGTGAGGTGGAGTCTGGGGATATAGAATTGAAGATCAAATTGATCAATCTTCCCTCTGCAGCTCCCTCCAAGTAA
- the LOC104220232 gene encoding WEB family protein At5g55860-like, whose translation MLRNRRQNGSGSPRSTTSSPTGSPRIIVTRSIGGSPRNEVGEIDTRSPFQSVRAAVSLFGEAGTGSSPKAKPLTFKKSKIAEEKESQLNLALRELDSLKQQIRSIETSKGHALRELENAKTTLQELTNQLETLCKSKQAAIEAAEAAKARARQLQDEKSNSELDEHGYLLVANKEESPLRTAKEEAEKKIRDENLVEKLEETNKAIESLQEQLNNVRASDMDSFAKASSELDRTKKAFQEIVAEERSFRSLVDSLQAELDSFKGQNSQLKKKADEAEALAENLRLNLDNSKKELEAKTPKGDIQQFTSEAVQFLQEAEEMKKKAELLRQEAVTARAEAKEAEERLKVAVAEKLASDQIHNSSITEDTSDLISPESNRKIKLAVEIYEALSKKVEEIRNEADIKVATAMAQVETITANEKEALVKVEAGLKEKRDIEVAIKEALKAAEMAEAAKKVVEGQLKKKTSKAVRSRSWRIF comes from the exons ATGTTGAGAAACCGGCGGCAAAATGGATCAGGCTCTCCAAGATCTACAACGTCGAGTCCAACAGGTTCGCCGAGAATAATAGTAACTCGAAGCATAGGTGGATCCCCTAGAAACGAGGTGGGAGAGATTGATACCAGATCACCTTTCCAATCCGTCAGAGCTGCTGTTAGTTTGTTTGGTGAAGCTGGTACCGGTTCCTCCCCCAAGGCTAAGCCTCTTACCTTTAAGAAATCAAAAATCGCTGAAGAG AAGGAGAGTCAGCTTAACTTGGCCCTCAGAGAACTTGATAGCCTCAAACAACAGATAAGAAGCATAGAAACTTCAAAAGGTCATGCTCTCCGTGAGCTGGAAAATGCCAAGACAACTCTGCAGGAACTCACAAACCAGCTCGAAACGTTATGCAAATCAAAGCAAGCAGCCATTGAGGCAGCCGAAGCTGCAAAGGCACGAGCTAGACAACTCCAAGATGAGAAATCCAACAGTGAGCTAGATGAGCATGGATATCTGCTTGTTGCAAATAAAGAAGAATCTCCTCTTAGGACAGCTAAGGAAGAAGCAGAGAAGAAAATCAGGGACGAAAATCTAGTGGAGAAGCTCGAGGAAACTAATAAGGCGATTGAAAGCTTGCAAGAACAACTCAACAATGTCCGTGCCTCGGATATGGATTCTTTTGCCAAAGCAAGTTCAGAGCTTGATCGTACTAAAAAGGCATTTCAAGAGATAGTAGCCGAAGAAAGGTCGTTCAGAAGCCTGGTGGATTCCCTTCAAGCAGAATTAGATAGCTTCAAGGGCCAGAACTCTCAACTTAAAAAGAAGGCAGATGAAGCAGAAGCCCTTGCTGAGAACTTGCGTTTAAATCTTGATAACAGCAAGAAAGAGCTTGAAGCGAAAACGCCAAAGGGAGATATCCAACAGTTTACTTCCGAGGCTGTTCAGTTTCTACAGGAAGCAGAAGAGATGAAGAAGAAGGCGGAATTACTCAGACAAGAAGCTGTAACAGCTCGAGCTGAAGCCAAGGAAGCAGAGGAAAGACTGAAAGTTGCAGTTGCAGAGAAGCTCGCAAGTGATCAGATTCACAATTCGTCGATAACAGAAGACACTTCTGATCTGATAAGCCCAGAGTCTAACAGAAAGATCAAATTGGCAGTTGAGATATACGAAGCTTTAAGCAAAAAAGTGGAAgaaatcagaaatgaggctgaCATAAAGGTTGCCACTGCCATGGCTCAAGTAGAGACCATTACCGCCAATGAAAAGGAAGCACTCGTGAAAGTGGAGGCAGGTCTGAAAGAGAAGCGGGACATAGAAGTTGCAATCAAGGAAGCTTTAAAGGCAGCAGAGATGGCTGAGGCAGCCAAAAAGGTCGTTGAGGGACAACTGAAGAAAAAAACATCAAAAGCAGTAAGATCACGCAGCTGGAGAATCTTCTAA
- the LOC104220225 gene encoding phosphatidylinositol/phosphatidylcholine transfer protein SFH2: MCVISEETITQFETALMEQVVDEALKTTFQNIHQGCPRDTYVRFLMAREGNVEKAHKMLVDSLTWRVQSEIDDMLAKPIVPTELYRAIRDSQLIGMSGYTREGLPVFAFGAGLSTYDKASVHYYVQSHIQINEYRDRVVLPAASKKYGKHIGKCLKVLDMTGLKLSALNQIKLLTIISSIDDLNYPEKVVTYYIVNAPYIFSACWKVVKPLLQERTRKKVQVLSGCGQDDLLKIMDYSSLPHFCRREGSGSSKYSGSSNQNCYSLDHPFHQQLYNYIKQQALLRKPVRPIKQGSVHVNFPDEVTEGTEFVQTLASEFQKFENQNGLVQSLDDLNIDDHRV, encoded by the exons ATGTGTGTGATTTCAGAAGAAACGATCACCCAGTTTGAAACAGCTTTAATGGAGCAAG TAGTTGATGAAGCACTCAAAACTACTTTTCAG AATATTCATCAAGGCTGTCCAAGGGACACATATGTGCGCTTCCTAATGGCAAGAGAGGGCAATGTTGAAAAGGCCCATAAAATG TTGGTTGATTCTTTGACGTGGAGGGTCCAAAGTGAGATAGATGATATGTTAGCG AAGCCTATCGTTCCTACTGAGCTTTACAGAGCAATTCGTGACTCTCAGCTAATTGGGATGTCAGGTTACACGAGAGAG GGCCTTCCAGTATTCGCTTTTGGTGCAGGTCTCAGCACATATGACAAAGCATCT GTCCATTATTACGTCCAATCGCACATTCAGATTAACGAATATCGAGATCGCGTGGTTCTG CCTGCTGCAAGTAAGAAGTATGGGAAACACATAGGCAAATGTCTGAAGGTTTTAGACATGACCGGCTTGAAACTTTCAGCTCTAAACCAAATAAAG CTGTTGACTATAATTTCCTCCATTGATGACCTAAATTACCCGGAGAAGGTAGTTACATACTACATTGTGAATGCTCCATATATCTTTTCAGCTTGTTGGAAG GTCGTCAAGCCTCTGCTGCAGGAGAGGACAAGAAAAAAGGTTCAGGTTCTATCAGGTTGTGGACAGGATGATTTATTGAAG ATCATGGACTATTCCTCGCTCCCCCATTTTTGCCGGAGAGAAGGTTCTGGATCTTCCAAATACTCAGGCAGCTCGAATCAAAACTGTTATTCCTTGGATCATCCATTTCACCAGCAACTTTACAATTACATAAAGCAGCAGGCTTTGCTTCGTAAACCTGTTAGGCCTATTAAACAGGGTTCTGTCCATGTGAATTTTCCTGATGAGGTCACCGAGGGGACTGAGTTTGTTCAGACATTGGCATCAGaatttcaaaaatttgaaaatcagaaTGGGCTTGTTCAGTCCTTAGATGACCTTAATATTGATGATCATCGAGTATAG